A region from the Mustela erminea isolate mMusErm1 chromosome 10, mMusErm1.Pri, whole genome shotgun sequence genome encodes:
- the LOC116568231 gene encoding LOW QUALITY PROTEIN: antizyme inhibitor 2-like (The sequence of the model RefSeq protein was modified relative to this genomic sequence to represent the inferred CDS: inserted 1 base in 1 codon), which translates to MAGTFTQALAYCRRLFEMEGAFRHDMILLDIXRGFPQEEGCKPKFEEMASVISAVMDQDFPVGSGVEIAAELGHFDVESVCMAAVNIIAKKAVLESGGHQKLVYYLNDGHYSIFHIFFREAVPRMPIVVKEFCSEPPLFPCTLYGVTCDAFDELFPGELRMAELDVGDGLVFPSTGASASTMSSTFNSLLPAAVCCALEALLRPLVGEG; encoded by the exons ATGGCGGGCACCTTCACCCAGGCCCTGGCTTACTGCCGGCGCCTATTCGAGATGGAAGGGGCCTTCAGGCATGATATGATCCTCCTGGACA TAAGGGGCTTCCCCCAAGAGGAAGGCTGCAAGCCTAAGTTtgaggag ATGGCAAGTGTGATCAGTGCTGTCATGGACCAGGACTTCCCCGTGGGGAGTGGTGTCGAGATCGCTGCAGAGCTGGGACACTTCGACGTGGAGTCTGTCTGCATGGCTGCCGTGAACATCATTGCCAAGAAGGCTGTGCTGGAGTCGGGTGG ccaccagaagctggtgTACTACCTCAATGATGGTCACTACAGCATCTTCCACATCTTCTTCAGGGAGGCTGTCCCCAGGATGCCCATTGTGGTGAAG GAGTTCTGCTCAGAGCCGCCCCTCTTCCCCTGTACCCTCTACGGGGTCACGTGTGATGCCTTTGATGAACTCTTCCCAGGGGAGCTGCGGATGGCTGAGCTGGATGTGGGTGACGGGCTCGTCTTCCCCTCCACGGGCGCTTCCGCCTCCACCATGAGCTCCACTTTCAACAGCCTCCTGCCCGCCGCCGTCTGCTGTGCCCTGGAAGCCTTGCTCAG GCCCCTGGTTGGGGAGGGCTGA